A portion of the Deinococcus sp. Leaf326 genome contains these proteins:
- a CDS encoding transposase — protein sequence MTRCFAAHFPEYRKNQVELLALVVFALLQAKDVRHAALAARFPGDAQTDSVIRRLERFFDQHPLCPADVARLVLLLLPDPRPREFILDRTNWKLGQQDVNVLLLAVMWRDVAVPLLFELLPHGGSSDTRTRLRLLDDALTLLSAAQVRVLYADREFIGQDWSAGLVERGIPLCVRLRLDTLIDDWRADDWWARLRPEATGLWCEDLLVYGQPMNVVLTKTPDGEALIIASNTGSVMTIQARYRRRFRIECLFRALKTKGFNLENTHMTLHDHVER from the coding sequence TTGACGCGTTGCTTCGCGGCGCACTTTCCGGAATACCGGAAGAATCAGGTCGAACTCCTCGCTCTCGTCGTCTTTGCGCTCCTCCAGGCCAAGGACGTGCGCCACGCCGCTCTCGCGGCGCGGTTCCCAGGTGACGCCCAGACCGATTCGGTGATTCGCCGTCTGGAACGCTTTTTTGACCAGCATCCCCTCTGTCCGGCCGACGTGGCTCGGTTGGTCCTGCTGTTGCTCCCTGATCCGAGGCCGCGTGAGTTCATCCTCGACCGCACAAACTGGAAGCTCGGCCAGCAAGACGTCAATGTCTTGCTGCTCGCCGTGATGTGGCGGGATGTCGCGGTTCCCCTGCTCTTCGAGTTGCTGCCTCATGGGGGCAGCAGCGATACCCGGACGCGACTGCGTCTTTTGGACGATGCGCTGACGCTCCTCTCGGCTGCCCAGGTCCGAGTCCTCTATGCCGACCGGGAATTCATCGGCCAGGACTGGTCTGCTGGGCTGGTGGAGCGGGGGATTCCGCTCTGTGTCCGCCTGCGACTGGACACGCTGATCGACGACTGGCGGGCAGACGACTGGTGGGCTCGACTGAGACCAGAGGCCACTGGCCTCTGGTGTGAAGACCTCCTGGTGTACGGTCAGCCGATGAACGTCGTTCTGACGAAGACACCTGATGGCGAGGCCCTGATCATCGCCAGCAACACGGGTTCGGTCATGACGATCCAGGCCAGGTACCGCCGACGGTTCCGCATCGAGTGCCTCTTCCGTGCACTCAAGACCAAAGGCTTCAACCTCGAGAACACGCACATGACGCTCCACGATCACGTGGAGCGGTAA